One genomic window of Caenorhabditis elegans chromosome I includes the following:
- the C25A1.15 gene encoding Transposase (Predicted), producing the protein MGKEWCEREGRARFFYLSSTSSPNTVEDRIITMKRERNEKKLRVTPLHMVTGYLREEATDGIRGERLFKDDEGGNGKKLEDDGWMIGHIKM; encoded by the coding sequence ATGGGAAAGGAATGGTGTGAGAGAGAGGGGCGTGCGCGCTTTTTCTATTTGTCCAGTACCTCGTCACCAAACACCGTTGAGGACCGTATTATTACTATGAAGAgagaaagaaatgaaaagaaattgaGAGTGACCCCCCTACATATGGTCACTGGATATTTGAGAGAAGAAGCAACAGATGGAATTAGAGGGGAGAGACTTTTTAAGGATGATGAAGGaggaaacggaaaaaaattagaagatgATGGATGGATGATAGGGCATATAAAAATGTGA
- the aha-1 gene encoding Aryl hydrocarbon receptor nuclear translocator homolog (Confirmed by transcript evidence) has product MAQDIFMDPWQSATSFAMEDEDMGMPSGKYARMEDEMGENKERFARENHSEIERRRRNKMTHYINELAEMVPQCASLGRKPDKLTILRMAVSHMKGIRGHTAQDETSYKPSFLTDQELKHLILEAANGFLFVVCCQTGKVLYVADSITPVLNLKQEDWLQRNLNELIHPDDQDKIRDQLCGSEVSVNKVLDLKSGSVKREGASTRVHMSCRRGFICRMRVGALEPLHRLRNRRPLFQHAGQNYVVMHCTGYIKNAPPQGINAPASSCLVAIARLQVASMPVCADPTSTNQFSVRVSEDGKMTFIDARVSDLIGLSSDQLIGRYWWNLAHPADEKTLQDSFVALLSDQPMRINIRVRTSTDYIPCTVSAYKFMNPYSEQFEYVVATHQIAPQEDINNWVTAPTVPQPQASEFGELGGAPSAVDYGQSSSGGWRPEAQGAPQAQWQWDPMNGYNQ; this is encoded by the exons ATGGCTCAGGATATATTTATGGATCCATGGCAATCGGCGACGAG cttCGCAATGGAAGATGAAGATATGGGCATGCCATCTGGAAAATATGCTCGAATGGAAGATGAAATGGGAGAGAATAAGGAAAGATTTGCAAGGGAAAATCATTCAGAG ATTGAGCGACGTCGCCGTAACAAAATGACTCATTACATAAATGAATTAGCCGAAATGGTTCCACAATGTGCATCACTTGGACGTAAACCCGATAAACTAACGATTCTCCGAATGGCAGTATCACACATGAAAGGAATTCGAGGACATACGGCACAAGATGAAACTTCATATAAACCATCATTTCTTACGGATCAAgaattgaaacatttgattCTAGAAGCAGCGAATGGatttctttttgttgtttgttgTCAGACTGGAAAAGTGTTATATGTTGCTGATTCAATTACTCCCGTACTTAATTTGAAGCAG gaaGATTGGcttcaaagaaatttgaatgaacTCATACATCCAGATGATCAAGATAAAATTAGAGATCAATTGTGTGGAAGTGAAGTATCAGTTAATAAAGTTCTCGATTTGAAATCTG GATCAGTGAAACGCGAAGGAGCATCAACACGAGTTCATATGTCATGTCGTCGTGGATTCATCTGTCGAATGCGTGTCGGAGCCCTTGAACCACTTCATCGTCTCAGAAATCGCCGTCCCTTATTCCAACATGCTGGTCAAAATTACGTTGTGATGCATTGCACAGGATATATCAAAAATGCTCCACCACAGGGAATTAATGCTCCAGCTTCATCTTGTTTGGTGGCAATTGCCAGGTTACAG GTAGCATCAATGCCGGTCTGTGCTGATCCAACATCaacaaatcaattttcggTTCGTGTTTCGGAAGatggaaaaatgacatttaTTGATGCGAGGGTTAGTGATTTAATTGGTTTGAGCAGTGATCAACTTATCGGAAGATATTGGTGGAATCTTGCACATCCAGCAGATGAGAAGACCCTTCAAGACTCATTTGTGGCTCTTTTAAG TGACCAACCAATGAGAATAAATATTCGAGTACGTACCAGTACTGATTACATTCCATGTACTGTGTCTGCATACAAATTCATGAATCCATACTCGGAACAGTTCGAATACGTGGTTGCAACACATCAAATTGCTCCACAAGAAGATATTAATAATTGGGTCACTGCACCAACTGTTCCTCAACCTCAAGCCAGTGAATTTGGAGAGCTCGGCGGTGCTCCAAGTGCTGTGGATTACGGACAATCGAGTAGTGGAGGATGGAGACCTGAAGCTCAAGGAGCACCACAGGCACAATGGCAATGGGACCCGATGAATGGATATAACCAGTGA
- the Y106G6E.1 gene encoding Protein kinase domain-containing protein (Confirmed by transcript evidence) — MPNIYRTTDEIVAQRLEDGKDMHLNLHHMNLFATGAFSNVYRGVAQTESNQEIDIVIKKTWPRHKGCPMEVKILGQLGKLKHRNIVRLLYSYQKQHEGRICLALIFEYIPLNLYQFLKDKNRRIDIVEVKLIVWQLFRGQAHLEKADICHRDIKPQNLLYNAETGLLKISDFGSSSIQSTKSPQQSYHVTRYYRPPELILGSKYYGCKIDTWSCGCVFGELLKGGIILAGKSSNNQAEVIFDMLGYPTDSDVSSMKVSSTKLQEVLDSYEYNKSKTTADLTYLYTQTVIYQKDRRTTVYNTKIEQDDMKESVAVLLQILVYNPNKRLSGIEILTHPYFNVLFNEKTVRFNKKKILCLSAVDLQSVKSGDTTLTNESVEQTS; from the exons TGGAGCATTTTCCAATGTCTACCGTGGAGTTGCTCAAACAGAATCCAATCAGGAAATCGATATTGTGATCAAAAAGACCTGGCCGCGTCACAAAGGATGTCCAATGGAAGTGAAGATTCTTGGACAGTTGGGAAAGTTGAAGCATCGGAATATTGTTCGTTTGTTGTACAGCTATCAGAAACAACATGAAG GTCGTATTTGTCTTGCTCTGATTTTCGAGTACATTCCATTGAATCTTTATCAGTTTCTAAAAGACAAAAACCGCCGGATTGACATTGTAGAAGTGAAGCTTATTGTCTGGCAATTGTTTCGAGGACAAGCACATTTGGAGAAG GCTGACATTTGTCACAGAGACATCAAGCCTCAAAATCTACTCTACAACGCCGAAACAGGTCTGCTGAAAATATCTGATTTTGGCTCATCGTCCATCCAATCTACAAAATCACCACAGCAAAGTTATCATGTCACGAGATACTACAGACCACCAGAATTGATTTTAGGCTCCAAGTACTATGGATGCAAAATTG acacgTGGTCTTGCGGATGTGTATTTGGAGAGCTACTGAAAGGCGGAATCATCTTGGCTGGAAAATCATCGAACAATCAAGCGGAGGTCATTTTCGATATGCTCGGATACCCAACAGATTCTGATGTGTCATCAATGAAAGTGAGCAGCACGAAGTTGCAGGAAGTTTTGGATTCATATGAATATAATAAATCGAAGACAACTGCCGACTTGACTTATCTCTACACACAGACAGTCATTTATCAGAAGGATCGGAGAACTACAGTCTATAATACG aaaattgagcaaGATGACATGAAAGAGTCAGTAGCAGTTCTTCTTCAAATCCTTGTCTACAATCCGAACAAGCGTCTCTCTGGAATTGAGATTCTCACTCATCCGTACTTTAATGTG TTATTCAACGAGAAAACGGTGAGATTCAATAAAAAGAAGATTTTGTGTCTTTCTGCAGTCGACTTACAATCCGTGAAATCTGGAGATACAACTTTGACGAATGAATCGGTTGAGCAGACGAGTTGA